A window from Cryobacterium sp. PAMC25264 encodes these proteins:
- a CDS encoding transglutaminase family protein translates to MGRHLSYVPGASLPTDGAVRTLLARQGVCRDYAHLVIAFLRAHDVPARLVSVYAPGLSPMDFHAVAEAYLDGAWQVVDATGLAPRQSLMRIATGRDAADTAFLSSAGAAVLLNVLSVTAVADELPRDDTTALARLR, encoded by the coding sequence GTGGGCCGGCACCTCAGCTATGTTCCCGGCGCCAGCCTGCCCACGGATGGCGCGGTGCGCACCCTGCTGGCCCGGCAGGGGGTCTGCCGGGATTACGCGCACCTCGTCATCGCGTTCCTGCGCGCCCACGACGTGCCCGCCCGCCTTGTGTCGGTGTACGCGCCGGGGCTCTCGCCCATGGACTTCCACGCCGTGGCCGAGGCCTACCTCGACGGAGCCTGGCAGGTCGTGGATGCCACGGGCCTGGCCCCCCGGCAGTCGCTCATGCGGATCGCCACCGGTAGGGACGCCGCCGACACTGCGTTCCTCTCCTCCGCCGGAGCCGCCGTGCTCCTGAACGTGCTGTCCGTCACGGCCGTCGCCGACGAGCTCCCCCGCGACGACACGACCGCCCTGGCCAGGCTGCGCTAA